The region TAGTGGTTACTGGTGCAGCAGGCTTTATTGGAAGTAATTTAGTTAAAGAACTCAATAATATGGGACGTACAGATATTATTGCAGTTGACGATTTATCTGATGGCACGCAAATGTTCAATTTGGCTGATTGTGAAATTGCTGATTATCTTGATAAAGATGACTTCTTAGCACAAATCAAAGCTGGTGGTTTTAACGGTAAGTTAGAAGTTATATTCCACCAGGGTGCTTGTTCGTCTACTACTGAGTGGGATGGCAAGTTCATGATGCAGAATAACTATGAGTATTCAAAAGTATTACTGCATTATGCTCAAGCTAATGATGTGCAATATATTTATGCATCATCTGCTTCTGTTTATGGTGGCAGTGACACTTTCGTTGAAAAACGCGAAGTTGAAAAGCCGTTGAATGTTTACGCTTATTCGAAATTCTTGTTTGACCAATATGTTAGACAACAAGATACCAAAGCACAGGTAGCTGGCTTACGTTATTTCAATGTTTATGGTCCAAGAGAGCAGCATAAAGGTGGCATGGCCAGTGTCGCTTTTCATTTCAATAACCAAATTAAAGCCAATGGCGTTTGCCGCTTATTTGCTGGTGTTGATGGTTATGAAGATGGTCAACAATTACGTGATTTTGTGTTTGTTGAAGACGTGGTTAAAGTTAACTTATGGCTATGGCAGAACAAGTCGGTATCAGGCATTTTTAACTGTGGTACAGGCCAAGCGCAGAGCTTTAATGACGTA is a window of Shewanella donghaensis DNA encoding:
- the rfaD gene encoding ADP-glyceromanno-heptose 6-epimerase: MIVVTGAAGFIGSNLVKELNNMGRTDIIAVDDLSDGTQMFNLADCEIADYLDKDDFLAQIKAGGFNGKLEVIFHQGACSSTTEWDGKFMMQNNYEYSKVLLHYAQANDVQYIYASSASVYGGSDTFVEKREVEKPLNVYAYSKFLFDQYVRQQDTKAQVAGLRYFNVYGPREQHKGGMASVAFHFNNQIKANGVCRLFAGVDGYEDGQQLRDFVFVEDVVKVNLWLWQNKSVSGIFNCGTGQAQSFNDVANAVVKYHGKGDIEYIPFPDKLKGAYQSYTQADLTHLRSVGCDHQFKTVEQAVPEYLNWLKDQHFIGQ